CTCGACTACGAAACGCTGATGGCCGCGCTCCTGCATGACGTGATCGAAGATACCCCCGCCACCTATCAGGACATGGAACAGCTTTTCGGTAAAAGCGTTGCCGAACTGGTAGAGGGGGTGTCGAAACTTGATAAGCTCAAGTTCCGCGATAAGAAAGAGGCCCAGGCCGAAAACTTTCGCAAAATGATTATGGCGATGGTGCAGGATATCCGCGTCATCCTCATTAAGCTTGCTGACCGTACCCATAACATGCGCACGCTGGGCTCACTTCGTCCGGATAAACGTCGTCGCATTGCCCGTGAAACCCTCGAAATCTACAGCCCGCTGGCGCACCGTTTAGGTATTCATCACATTAAAACCGAGCTGGAAGAGCTGGGTTTTGAAGCGCTGTATCCCAATCGTTACCGCGTCATCAAAGAAGTGGTGAAAGCGGCGCGCGGCAACCGTAAAGAGATGATCCAAAAAATCCTCTCTGAAATCGAAGGGCGTTTGCAGGAAGCGGGAATTCCGTGTCGCGTTAGCGGTCGCGAGAAACATCTCTATTCCATCTACTGCAAGATGGTGCTCAAAGAGCAACGGTTTCACTCGATCATGGATATCTATGCGTTTCGCGTTATCGTCCATGACTCCGACACCTGCTATCGTGTGCTCGGCCAGATGCACAGCCTTTATAAACCACGTCCGGGGCGTGTGAAGGACTACATCGCCATTCCGAAAGCGAATGGCTACCAGTCTTTACACACCTCGATGATTGGCCCCCACGGCGTTCCTGTTGAAGTCCAGATTCGTACCGAAGATATGGATCAGATGGCAGAGATGGGGGTCGCGGCGCACTGGGCCTATAAAGAGCACGGTGAAACCAGCACCACGGCGCAGATCCGCGCCCAGCGCTGGATGCAAAGCCTACTTGAGCTGCAACAGAGCGCCGGTAGTTCGTTTGAATTTATCGAAAGCGTAAAATCCGATCTCTTTCCGGATGAAATTTACGTTTTCACCCCGGAAGGACGCATTGTTGAACTGCCCGCCGGCGCCACGCCGGTGGATTTCGCCTATGCTGTGCATACCGACATCGGTCACGCCTGCGTTGGCGCGCGTGTCGACCGCCAGCCTTATCCGCTATCGCAGCCACTTAGCAGCGGTCAGACCGTCGAAATTATTACCGCGCCGGGCGCCCGACCAAACGCCGCATGGCTCAATTTTGTCGTCAGTTCCAAAGCGCGCGCTAAGATTCGCCAGTTGTTGAAAAACCTCAAACGTGATGATTCCGTAAGCCTGGGGCGCCGTCTGCTTAACCATGCTTTAGGCGGCAGCCGTAAGCTGGCGGAAATTCCGCAGGAAAATATCCAGCGCGAGCTGGATCGTATGAAGCTGGCAACACTTGACGATCTGCTGGCGGAAATCGGTCTCGGCAACGCGATGAGCGTAGTGGTCGCGAAAAATCTGCAGCAAGGCGAAGCCGTGGTGCCGACCGTTGCGCAATCGAATCATGGCCACCTGCCGATTAAAGGCGCGGATGGCGTACTGATCACCTTTGCCAAGTGTTGTCGTCCAATACCTGGAGACCCGATCATCGCTCACGTCAGTCCAGGTAAAGGGCTGGTGATCCACCATGAATCCTGCCGTAATATCCGTGGCTACCAGAAAGAGCCAGAGAAATTTATGGCGGTCGAGTGGGACAAAGAGACGGAGCAGGAATTCATTACCGAAATCAAGGTGGAAATGTTTAACCATCAGGGCGCTCTGGCTAACCTGACAGCGGCGATTAATACTACCACCTCCAATATTCAGAGCCTGAATACTGAAGAGAAAGATGGTCGCGTCTATAGCACCTTTATTCGCCTTACCGCGCGCGATCGCGTACACCTGGCGAATATCATGCGCAAAATCCGCGTGATGCCAGACGTCATTAAAGTCACCCGAAACCGAAACTAATTTTTTATACAAAATCATTCGCCTTGTTCAAGGCGGCAAGCGAATGACAAATCTGCCGGGAGCAGATTTGAACGCTGCTTGTAGCGGCCCTGTAAGGGGCGAGGTCCAGGGAGGGCCGAGTAATCCGCAGCGACTACAGAGGCAATTTGAAGGATGAAGTGTAAATGAATGCACAACGTTATGCGCGGATATGTGAAATGCTCGCCAGGCGTCAGCCCGATCTGACGGTCTGCATGGAGCAAGTCCACAAACCTCATAACGTTTCTGCCATCATTCGTACCGCAGATGCCGTTGGTGTCCATGAAGTCCATGCTGTCTGGCCAGGTAGCCGTATGCGTACCATGGCCTCGGCGGCGGCGGGCAGTAACAGCTGGGTCCAGGTAAAAACGCACCGCACCATTAGCGATGCAGTAGCACATTTGAAAGGACGGGAAATGCAGGTTCTGGCGACCCATCTTTCTGACAAGGCCGTGGATTTTCGCGAAATAGATTATACGCGCCCGACCTGTATTCTGATGGGGCAGGAAAAAACCGGTATTACTCAGGAAGCATTAAACCTGGCGGATCAGGATATCATTATCCCCATGATCGGTATGGTGCAGTCGCTGAATGTTTCCGTCGCCTCCGCGCTCATTCTTTATGAAGCCCAGCGCCAGCGGCAAAACGCAGGCATGTACCTGCGTGAAAACAGCATGTTGCCGGAAGCTGAACAGCAGCGTTTGCTGTTTGAAGGCGGCTATCCGGTGCTGGCGAAAGTCGCTAAACGTAAAGGTCTGCCCTATCCCCTGGTGAACCAGCGAGGCGAAATCGAAGCCGATGCTGACTGGTGGGCGACGATGCAGGCGGCAGGATAAGCGCCATGTCGGGCCGCTTGTTAGACGCTGTCCCGCTCAGTACGCTAACGGGTGTTGGCGCGGCGCAGAGCGGCAAACTGGCGAAAATCGGCCTGCATACCGTTCAGGATCTCCTGTTACACCTTCCCCTGCGTTACGAAGACCGAACGCATCTCTACCCCATTGGCGAGCTACTGCCGGGCATCTACGCCACCGTTGAAGGTGAAGTACTGAACTGTAACGTCACTTTCGGCGGTCGTCGGATGATGACCTGCCAAATCAGCGACGGCTCCGGTATTCTCACCATGCGCTTTTTCAACTTTAGCGCGGCCATGAAAAACAGTCTGGCGACGGGGCGACGCGTGCTGGCCTACGGCGAAGCGAAGCGTGGCAAATACGGCGCAGAGATGATCCACCCGGAATACCGCGTACAGGGCGATCTCAGCACGCCGGTACTTCAGGAAACGCTCACCCCCGTCTATCCAACCACCGAGGGTGTGAAACAAGCGACACTACGTAAGCTCACCGATCAGGCGCTGGAACTGCTCGGCACGTGCGCCATTGCCGAACTACTGCCACCGGAACTGGCGCAAGGCATGATGAGCCTGCCGGAGGCGTTACGTACGCTGCATCGCCCGCCGCCAACGCTCCAGCTCGCCGATTTAGAAACCGGCAAACATCCGGCGCAGCGGCGCCTGATTCTTGAAGAGCTGCTGGCGCACAATCTCAGTATGCTGGCGCTTCGCGCAGGCGCGCAGCGTTATCATGCTCAGCCGCTGAGTACCAATGACACCTTAAAACATCAACTGTTAGCGTCATTACCCTTTAAACCCACCAGCGCACAGGCACGGGTCGTAGCAGAGATCGAACGCGATATGGCGCTTGACGTCCCCATGATGCGTCTGGTTCAGGGCGACGTGGGGTCTGGTAAAACGTTGGTTGCCGCACTTGCCGCCTTACGCGCTATTGCCCACGGTAAACAGGTCGCGTTGATGGCGCCGACCGAACTGCTGGCAGAACAACATGCGAATAACTTCCGTAACTGGTTTGCTCCGCTCGGGATTGAAGTCGGCTGGCTGGCCGGTAAGCAAAAAGGTAAAGCGCGAGTGGCACAGCAAGAAGCTATCGTCAACGGACAGGTGCAAATGGTCGTGGGCACGCACGCTATTTTCCAGGAACAGGTACAGTTTAACGGCCTGGCGCTGGTTATTATCGACGAACAACACCGCTTCGGCGTTCATCAGCGTCTGGCATTATGGGAAAAAGGCCAGCAGCAGGGCTTTCATCCACACCAGTTGATCATGACCGCAACGCCCATTCCGCGTACCCTGGCAATGACGGCTTATGCCGACCTGGATACCTCGGTGATTGATGAACTGCCGCCGGGCCGTACACCGGTCACCACCGTTGCCATTCCGGACACTCGCCGCCATGAAATTATTGACCGCGTGCGCAACGCCTGTACAACCGAAGGCAGACAGGCCTACTGGGTATGTACGCTGATTGAAGAATCCGACCTGCTGGAAGCACAGGCGGCGGAAGCGACCCGGGAAGAGCTCAAGCTGGCGCTGCCGGAGTTAAATATCGGTCTGGTACATGGGCGCATGAAACCGGCAGAGAAACAGGCGGTGATGGCCGCCTTTAAGCAGGGTGAATTGCATTTACTGGTCGCGACGACCGTGATTGAGGTCGGCGTTGACGTACCGAACGCCAGCCTGATGATCATTGAAAACCCGGAACGTCTGGGGTTGGCTCAACTTCACCAGCTCAGAGGCCGCGTCGGGCGCGGCGCGGTTGCCTCTCACTGCGTACTGCTTTACAAATCCCCGCTGTCAAAAACCGCACAAAAACGGCTTCAGGTTCTGCGTGACAGCAATGACGGCTTTGTGATTGCGCAAAAGGATCTGGAGATTCGCGGCCCGGGGGAACTACTGGGTACTCGCCAGACGGGAAATGCTGAATTTAAAGTTGCTGACTTACTGCGTGATCAGGCCATTATTCCGGAAGTTCAGCGCATCGCGCGCCACATTCATGAACGTTACCCACGACAGGCAGCGGCGCTGATTGAACGCTGGATGCCAGAAACAGAACGCTATTCTAACGCCTGATAAGCGCGGCGGTTTTGAAGCCGCCGCACAGATGATTATTGCGCAAAAATCGGTAACAGCAGATACAGCTTAATCACCAGCGCATTGACGATATCAATAAAGAACGCACCGACCATCGGTACCACCAGAAACGCCATATGCGAGGGTCCAAAGCGGTCGGTAATCGCCTGCATATTGGCAATTGCGGTTGGTGTTGCACCCAGACCAAAGCCACAATGACCGGCCGCCAGCACTGCCGCATCGTAGTTTTTCCCCATCATACGCCAGGTGACGAAGATGGCGTACAGCGCCATGAATACTGTCTGTACCACCAGAATCGCCAGCATTGGCAGCGCCAGAGAGGCCAGCTCCCAGAGTTTCAGGCTCATCAGTGCCATGGCCAGGAATAGTGACAGGCTGACGTTACCCAATACCGAAACGGCACGTTCAAACACGCGATAAAAGCCCGCCAGCGCCAGACCATTACTGAGGATCACCCCAACAAACAGCACACAAACGAAGACAGGAAGTTCAAGCACCGTACCGGCCAGTAGCTGCGCTACGATTTTGCCAACGGTCAGGCAGATAGCAATCAGGGCAATGGTTTCAATCAGCACCAGAGAGGTGATCATACGACCTACATCCGGCTTTTCAAAGGCCGTCGGCACAGCCTGATCATCAGGCATTCCATCCGGTGTTGTAGAATGTTTTACCAGATAACGGGCGACCGGGCCGCCAATCAACCCGCCCAGTACCAGACCAAAGGTCGCACATGCCATCGCAACTTCAGTGGCATTGGTAAAGCCGTAACGCTCAATAAACAGCTTACTCCACGCCGCACCGGTACCATGACCACCGGAAAGCGTAATTGACCCGGCAATCAGTCCCATTAACGGGTCCAGCCCCAGCAAGCTTGCCATGCCAATACCAATGGCGTTCTGCATCAACAGTAAGCCGACCACGACGATCAGAAAGACCCCAACGACGCGCCCCCCTTTCCGTAGGCTGGCAAGGTTGGCGTTAAGGCCAATCGTTGCGAAAAACGCCAGCATTAGCGGGTCGCGCAGCGTCATATCGAAATTCACTTCCCAGCCGACACTTTTTTTCAGCACCAGCAGAGCAATCGCCACCAGTAGCCCACCAGCCACCGGTTCCGGAATCGTATATTTCTTCAGTAAGGAGACCGACTGGACCAGCTTGCGCCCCAGTAGCAGCACCAGCGTTGCGGCGACAAGGGTCGATAAGGTATCGAGTTCAAACATTTAACGCTCCTGTAGTACGCTTTGACATGTGCGCACAAATCATTTCCTGAGTCAGTTTTTTAGCTCTTTGTGAGTTGTCGGCATGGATTTTAAGCAGAAAAAGGCAAAAAGTTATATAAAAAGGTGCATTTATCTTTTTTAAATATTAAGAATATTCGCTAGCAATCGTTTGCTTTTGCTATCCGGTCAGATAAAATCACCGCTTTTCCACCATGAGAATGCCCTGATGTCCGTGAACGCCATCGAGCCGACAGATGCGCAACCGGTTGCGCAGACGCAAAACAGCGAGTTGATTTATCGTCTTGAAGATCGCCCGCCGCTCCCTCAAACTCTTTTTGCCGCCTGTCAGCATCTACTGGCGATGTTTGTCGCCGTCATCACGCCTGCGCTGTTAATCTGCCAGGCGTTGGGTTTACCAGCGCAGGATACACAGCACATCATTAGCATGTCGCTATTCGCCTCCGGCGTAGCCTCTATGATTCAAATTAAAGCGTGGGGGCCGGTAGGTTCGGGGCTGTTATCCATCCAGGGGACCAGTTTTAACTTTGTCGCCCCACTGATTATGGGCGGTACCGCGCTGAAAACCGGCGGCGCGGACGTACCGACAATGATGGCGGCGCTGTTCGGCACGCTGATGCTGGCAAGCTGCACCGAGATGGTACTCTCCCGGATTTTACATCTGGCGCGCCGGATTATCACGCCATTAGTTTCCGGCGTAGTCGTGATGATTATTGGCTTGTCGCTGATCCAGGTGGGGTTAACATCCATCGGCGGCGGCTATGCCGCTATGAGCGATAACACCTTTGGCGCACCGAAAAACCTGCTGCTGGCCGGCGTCGTCCTGGCCATTATTATCCTGCTGAATCGGCAGCGTAATCCCTACCTGCGGGTGGCTTCTTTGGTTATTGCCATGGCGGCAGGCTATCTTCTGGCCTGGTTTATGGGCATGTTGCCTGAGAATAACGCGCCAGTCTCACAGGACATCCTGATGGTGCCGACCCCGCTGTATTATGGTCTGGGCATTGACTGGAACCTGTTACTGCCGTTGATGCTGGTCTTTATGATTACCTCGCTGGAGACTATCGGCGATATCACCGCCACCTCTGATGTCTCCGAGCAGCCGGTATCCGGCCCCTTGTACATGAAACGGCTAAAGGGCGGCGTGCTGGCTAACGGTCTTAACTCGTTTGTGTCTGCGGTCTTTAATACGTTCCCGAACTCCTGCTTCGGGCAGAATAACGGCGTGATTCAGTTGACCGGCGTCGCCAGTCGCTATGTCGGTTTTGTTGTCGCGCTGATGCTGATTGTGCTCGGCCTGTTCCCGGCGGTAAGCGGTTTTGTACAGCATATTCCGGAACCGGTGCTGGGTGGCGCTACGCTGGTGATGTTTGGCACTATTGCCGCCTCCGGGGTACGTATTGTCTCTCGCGAGCCATTGAACCGCCGTGCAATTCTGATTATCGCTCTGTCGCTGGCCGTAGGGCTTGGCGTCTCTCAACAGCCGCAAATTCTGCAGTTCGCGCCGGAATGGGTGAAAAATTTACTCTCATCCGGGATTGCCGCTGGCGGTATCACGGCCATTGTTCTGAATCTGGTACTCCCGCCAGAAAAACCGTAAACACTATACAGCGGCGACCCGCTTTGCCGCCGCTGTAACGCTCTTTCACCATTCCTGTCTTGAGGATTGCACGTAAATCGTGCATAAAACCCCTATGTGCATTTCACGGGATGGAAGACCATGAAATTGATCGGGAAGGTACTTCTCTACGTGCTGGTCACCTGCTTAGTGGTGATTTTCGGCTTTTATTTTCTGTTGCAAACGCGCTGGGGCGCGGATCAGGTTAGCAACTGGGTATCAGAGAACAGCAGTTATCACTTGACGTTCGACGTGATGGATCACCATTTTTCCGCCCCATCTCATCTTTTGCTTGAGAATGTGACCTTTGGCCGGGATGGCCAGCCTGCCACTTTGGTCGCCAAAACCGTGGATATTGGCCTGAGCATTCGCCAGTTAACTGCACCTCTGCATGTCGACACAATTCTATTGCAGGACGGCACGCTGAATATTTCAGTGCAAACCGCGCCCTTCCCGTTTGAGGCCGACCGTCTGCAACTTCGTAATATGGCTCTGAATAGTCCCGGCAGTGAATGGCGATTAAGCGCCCAGCGCGTTAACGGCGGCATTATGCCCTGGCGACCAGAAGCCGGACAGGTATTAGGTAATCAAGCACAGGTTCAACTAAGCGCGGGGTCGCTGACCTTAAACGATGTTCCCGCCACCAATGTGCTTATTGAGGGCAGTATCGACCATAATCAGGTGATGTTAAACACAGTTGGCGCTGATATGGCGCGTGGAGCGCTAACCGGCGTTGCCCGGCGTAATGCTGACGGGAGTTGGGTTGTTGAAAACCTGCGGCTGAATGATATTCGGCTACAAAGCGATAAATCCCTGAGCGAGTTCTTTGCGCCGCTGACCACGATTCCCTCCTTACAGATTGGCCGTCTTGAAGTGACGGACGCCAGCCTGCAAGGACCAGACTGGGCCGTCACCGATCTTGATCTGAGTTTGCGCAATCTGACTCTGCACAAAGAAGACTGGCAAAGTCAGGAAGGTAAATTATCGATGAACGCCAGCGAGTTTATTTATGGCTCGCTGCACTTTCTCGATCCCATTCTGAACGCTGAGTTTTCTCCACAGGGCGTGGCATTGCGTCAGTTCACCACCCGCTGGGAAGGCGGTATGGTCAGAACCTCCGGCGCCTGGTTACGTGAGGGTAAAGCACTCATCCTTGACGATACCGCTATCGCTGGTTTGGAGTATACGCTGCCGGAAAACTGGAAGCAGTTATGGATGAAACCGTTGCCCGGTTGGTTGAACAGCCTGACGCTGAAAAAATTCAGCGCCAGCCGTAATCTGATAATTGATATCGATCCGGCCTTTCCGTGGCAAATTACCGCCCTGGACGGATACGGTGCGAACCTGGGCCTGGTGCAGAATCATCAGTGGGGTGTATGGAGTGGAAACGCGACGCTTAATGCCGCAGCGGCGACCTTTAACCGTGTAGACGTGCGCCGACCGTCGCTGTCGTTGACGGCCAATGCCAGTACGGTCAACATCAGCGATCTGAGTGCGTTTACCGGGAAAGGAATACTGGAAGCCACCGCCAGCATATCGCAACTTCCGCAGCGTCAGACGCAGATCAGCCTGAACGCACGCGGCGTACCGATGGACGTATTGCAACAATGGGGATGGCCGGCCCTGCCGATGAGCGGTGATGGCAATATTCAACTCACCGCCAGCGGCAATATTCAGGCCGATGCGCCGTTAAAGCCTACGGTAAACGGACAATTACACGCGGTGAACGCGCAGAAACAGCAGGTGACGCAAACGATGCTGGCGGGCGTAGTGTCCAGTGGGGACGTTACTGCGCCGCCTGCACAATAACAACAGATGGCCCGGAGGCGCTAACGCTTACCGGGCCATCTGTAAACCGGATAAGCGCAACACCATCCGGCAATGCCGACTTAAAGCGTAATCACCAGCGTATTCCCTTGCGGCGTGACTACCACGCCCTGTTCGCTCCCCGCATATGAACCGCATTTGATACCACTAATCTGAGCCACATTACGCAAACACAACGTCCAGTTGCGCGCTTCACCTTCGCCGCTCACCGTAATAGTGTTGCCGCTACGTTTCGCCTTCAGCGTAAAGATCGTTGAGCCATCCGCCGCTGGCACTTCACACACCGCTTCGCGTCCGTCTTCCAGATGGAAGAGCTGGAACGCAGTGCCCTCATGCCAGGCATAATCGGGCTTCTGGCTATTATTCCCCAACGCCAGCAGCGTGTTGTCACGCACGTATACCGGCAGGCTCAGGAAGTCATGCTGCTGTTTATGCCAGCGGCTACCCTGCACTTCATCATTGCGCCACAGGTGCGTCCAGCACCCCTGTGGCAGATAAAACTGCACGTCGCCCGCTTCAGAGAACACCGGCGCAACCATCACCGCATCACCCAGCATGTACTGGCGGTCAAGATAATCGCACGCCGGATCGTCCGGGAACTCCAGCATCATTGCACGCATCATCGGCGTTCCCTGCACGTTAGCGAGTGCCGCCTGCCGATACAGATACGGCATCATCCGGCATTTCTGCTCAGTAAAGTAGCGCACTACATCGCAGGACTCGTCATCATAGGCCCACGGCACCCGGTAGGATTTGCTGCCATGCAGACGACTGTGGCTGGAGAGCAGCCCGAACGCGCACCAACGTTTGTAAACGTGCGCTGGCGCGGTGTTCTCAAATCCACCGATATCATGGCTCCAGAAGCCAAAACCAGACAGCCCAATGGATAGCCCGCCGCGCAGGCTTTCCGCCATCGACTCATAGTTGGCGTAGCAGTCACCGCCCCAGTGCACCGGGAACTGTTGCGCACCCACCGAGGCGGAACGGGCAAATAACACCGCCTCTTCAACGCCTACGGCCTCTTTCAGCACGTTCCATACCAGTTCGTTGTAGATGTAGGCATAATGGTTGTGCATTTTCTGCGGATCGGAGCCATCGAACCACTTCACATCCGTCGGGATTCGCTCGCCAAAGTCGGTTTTAAAGCAGTCGACGCCGATATCCACCAGCCCTTTCAGCTTGTTGGCATACCACCGGCAGGCTTCCGGGTTAGTAAAGTCATAAATCGCCAGTCCGGGCTGCCATTTATCCCATTGCCAGAGGGAACCATCCGGGCGCTTAAGCAAATACCCCTTCTCTTTCAATTCATTAAAAACAGGCGATTTTTGCCCAATATACGGGTTAATCCATACGCAGACTTTAAGCCCTTTTTTCTTCAGCCGGCGGATCATGCCTTCTGGATCGGGGAAGGTCACCGGGTCCCATTCAAAATCACACCACTGGAAGGCCTTCATCCAAAAACAGTCGAAGTGGAAGACATGCAACGGCAAATTGCGCTCGGCCATGCCGTCAATAAAGCGGTTGACCGTCGCTTCGTCATAGTTGGTGGTAAACGAGGTGGTCAGCCACAGACCAAACGACCAGGCAGGCGGCAGCGCCGGGCGACCAGTGAAGCGGGTGTAGCGGTTAAGCACCTCTTTTGGTGTCGGGCCGTCGATGACGAAGTATTCCAGATATTCGCCCTCAACGCTGAACTGCACTTTGGAGACTTTCTCAGAGCCAATTTCAAACGACACGCACTGCGGATGATTCACCAGCACGCCGTAGCCGCGATTAGTCAGATAAAACGGAATATTCTTGTACGATTGTTCAGTACTGGTGCCGCCATCGCGGTTCCAGGTTTCGACGGTCTGACCGTTACGCACCAGCGCGGTAAAGCGCTCGCCCAGCCCGTAGACGGTTTCTCCTACCCCCAGATCCAGACGTTCGAACATATAGTTGCGACCGCTGTTGGCATCCTGTACGTAACCGTTATTTTTCAACTGGCTGCCGGTAATACGCTCACCGTTGCGCAGAAAATCCAGTGACCAGAGTTCGCCTTTGGTCACACGAACGCTCAGGTTGCCGCTTTTCAGCTCGGCAAACCCGGCGTTGTTCTGTATCTCGACCTGCACGTCCTGTAATACGTTCAGCGGATAATGCGGGCCGTTATCCAGCGCGCCCTGAAAATGTTCCATTCGTACGCCAATCACCCCTTCCTGCGGGGAGAAAAAGCGCAGCGTAAACAGCGGAGTATCTAACTGCCAGGTCCGTTCACGCACGTCGCGCGGCGCGGCATAGACCACCATCTCATTACCCTGCTGTTCCACGTCGAACACCTGAATAGGATGAATGAGAGTAAGGCCAGGCTGGATCAGCCAGTTTCCGTCGCTAATTTTCATGGTCTGTTCCTTTAGTTCTGAATTTCTTTACGCATAAATTGTTGCTCGTTGCGATGGGCGCCCTGCGCCAGCTGTTCCATGATGTTTTTCAGGAATGGCGTTTTCAGGGTGTAGTAGCGTTTGGCGATCACGGCGCTTAGCAGATAGCAGATCGCCGGAACGAGGGTAAACAGCGCGATAATAATGCTGATGGTGGCGCTGTTTTGTGTTTTTGCCGCCGCGTCGTAGCC
The Salmonella bongori NCTC 12419 DNA segment above includes these coding regions:
- the spoT gene encoding bifunctional GTP diphosphokinase/guanosine-3',5'-bis pyrophosphate 3'-pyrophosphohydrolase, with the protein product MYLFESLDQLIQTYLPEDQIKRLRQAYLVARDAHEGQTRSSGEPYITHPVAVACILAEMKLDYETLMAALLHDVIEDTPATYQDMEQLFGKSVAELVEGVSKLDKLKFRDKKEAQAENFRKMIMAMVQDIRVILIKLADRTHNMRTLGSLRPDKRRRIARETLEIYSPLAHRLGIHHIKTELEELGFEALYPNRYRVIKEVVKAARGNRKEMIQKILSEIEGRLQEAGIPCRVSGREKHLYSIYCKMVLKEQRFHSIMDIYAFRVIVHDSDTCYRVLGQMHSLYKPRPGRVKDYIAIPKANGYQSLHTSMIGPHGVPVEVQIRTEDMDQMAEMGVAAHWAYKEHGETSTTAQIRAQRWMQSLLELQQSAGSSFEFIESVKSDLFPDEIYVFTPEGRIVELPAGATPVDFAYAVHTDIGHACVGARVDRQPYPLSQPLSSGQTVEIITAPGARPNAAWLNFVVSSKARAKIRQLLKNLKRDDSVSLGRRLLNHALGGSRKLAEIPQENIQRELDRMKLATLDDLLAEIGLGNAMSVVVAKNLQQGEAVVPTVAQSNHGHLPIKGADGVLITFAKCCRPIPGDPIIAHVSPGKGLVIHHESCRNIRGYQKEPEKFMAVEWDKETEQEFITEIKVEMFNHQGALANLTAAINTTTSNIQSLNTEEKDGRVYSTFIRLTARDRVHLANIMRKIRVMPDVIKVTRNRN
- the trmH gene encoding tRNA (guanosine(18)-2'-O)-methyltransferase TrmH encodes the protein MNAQRYARICEMLARRQPDLTVCMEQVHKPHNVSAIIRTADAVGVHEVHAVWPGSRMRTMASAAAGSNSWVQVKTHRTISDAVAHLKGREMQVLATHLSDKAVDFREIDYTRPTCILMGQEKTGITQEALNLADQDIIIPMIGMVQSLNVSVASALILYEAQRQRQNAGMYLRENSMLPEAEQQRLLFEGGYPVLAKVAKRKGLPYPLVNQRGEIEADADWWATMQAAG
- the recG gene encoding ATP-dependent DNA helicase RecG; amino-acid sequence: MSGRLLDAVPLSTLTGVGAAQSGKLAKIGLHTVQDLLLHLPLRYEDRTHLYPIGELLPGIYATVEGEVLNCNVTFGGRRMMTCQISDGSGILTMRFFNFSAAMKNSLATGRRVLAYGEAKRGKYGAEMIHPEYRVQGDLSTPVLQETLTPVYPTTEGVKQATLRKLTDQALELLGTCAIAELLPPELAQGMMSLPEALRTLHRPPPTLQLADLETGKHPAQRRLILEELLAHNLSMLALRAGAQRYHAQPLSTNDTLKHQLLASLPFKPTSAQARVVAEIERDMALDVPMMRLVQGDVGSGKTLVAALAALRAIAHGKQVALMAPTELLAEQHANNFRNWFAPLGIEVGWLAGKQKGKARVAQQEAIVNGQVQMVVGTHAIFQEQVQFNGLALVIIDEQHRFGVHQRLALWEKGQQQGFHPHQLIMTATPIPRTLAMTAYADLDTSVIDELPPGRTPVTTVAIPDTRRHEIIDRVRNACTTEGRQAYWVCTLIEESDLLEAQAAEATREELKLALPELNIGLVHGRMKPAEKQAVMAAFKQGELHLLVATTVIEVGVDVPNASLMIIENPERLGLAQLHQLRGRVGRGAVASHCVLLYKSPLSKTAQKRLQVLRDSNDGFVIAQKDLEIRGPGELLGTRQTGNAEFKVADLLRDQAIIPEVQRIARHIHERYPRQAAALIERWMPETERYSNA
- the gltS gene encoding sodium/glutamate symporter gives rise to the protein MFELDTLSTLVAATLVLLLGRKLVQSVSLLKKYTIPEPVAGGLLVAIALLVLKKSVGWEVNFDMTLRDPLMLAFFATIGLNANLASLRKGGRVVGVFLIVVVGLLLMQNAIGIGMASLLGLDPLMGLIAGSITLSGGHGTGAAWSKLFIERYGFTNATEVAMACATFGLVLGGLIGGPVARYLVKHSTTPDGMPDDQAVPTAFEKPDVGRMITSLVLIETIALIAICLTVGKIVAQLLAGTVLELPVFVCVLFVGVILSNGLALAGFYRVFERAVSVLGNVSLSLFLAMALMSLKLWELASLALPMLAILVVQTVFMALYAIFVTWRMMGKNYDAAVLAAGHCGFGLGATPTAIANMQAITDRFGPSHMAFLVVPMVGAFFIDIVNALVIKLYLLLPIFAQ
- the xanP gene encoding xanthine/proton symporter XanP, encoding MSVNAIEPTDAQPVAQTQNSELIYRLEDRPPLPQTLFAACQHLLAMFVAVITPALLICQALGLPAQDTQHIISMSLFASGVASMIQIKAWGPVGSGLLSIQGTSFNFVAPLIMGGTALKTGGADVPTMMAALFGTLMLASCTEMVLSRILHLARRIITPLVSGVVVMIIGLSLIQVGLTSIGGGYAAMSDNTFGAPKNLLLAGVVLAIIILLNRQRNPYLRVASLVIAMAAGYLLAWFMGMLPENNAPVSQDILMVPTPLYYGLGIDWNLLLPLMLVFMITSLETIGDITATSDVSEQPVSGPLYMKRLKGGVLANGLNSFVSAVFNTFPNSCFGQNNGVIQLTGVASRYVGFVVALMLIVLGLFPAVSGFVQHIPEPVLGGATLVMFGTIAASGVRIVSREPLNRRAILIIALSLAVGLGVSQQPQILQFAPEWVKNLLSSGIAAGGITAIVLNLVLPPEKP
- a CDS encoding AsmA family protein, which codes for MKLIGKVLLYVLVTCLVVIFGFYFLLQTRWGADQVSNWVSENSSYHLTFDVMDHHFSAPSHLLLENVTFGRDGQPATLVAKTVDIGLSIRQLTAPLHVDTILLQDGTLNISVQTAPFPFEADRLQLRNMALNSPGSEWRLSAQRVNGGIMPWRPEAGQVLGNQAQVQLSAGSLTLNDVPATNVLIEGSIDHNQVMLNTVGADMARGALTGVARRNADGSWVVENLRLNDIRLQSDKSLSEFFAPLTTIPSLQIGRLEVTDASLQGPDWAVTDLDLSLRNLTLHKEDWQSQEGKLSMNASEFIYGSLHFLDPILNAEFSPQGVALRQFTTRWEGGMVRTSGAWLREGKALILDDTAIAGLEYTLPENWKQLWMKPLPGWLNSLTLKKFSASRNLIIDIDPAFPWQITALDGYGANLGLVQNHQWGVWSGNATLNAAAATFNRVDVRRPSLSLTANASTVNISDLSAFTGKGILEATASISQLPQRQTQISLNARGVPMDVLQQWGWPALPMSGDGNIQLTASGNIQADAPLKPTVNGQLHAVNAQKQQVTQTMLAGVVSSGDVTAPPAQ